The following proteins are co-located in the Neofelis nebulosa isolate mNeoNeb1 chromosome 18, mNeoNeb1.pri, whole genome shotgun sequence genome:
- the AHSP gene encoding alpha-hemoglobin-stabilizing protein: MALLQANKDLISKGMKEFNILLDQQVFPNPSIPEEAMVTIVDDWVNFYINYYRTQVVGEQQEQERALQELQQELNTLSAPFLAKYRAFLKSL; encoded by the exons ATGGCCCTTCTTCAAGCCAATAAGGATCTCATTTCcaaaggaatgaaggaatttAATATTCTGCTGGATCAGCAG GTCTTTCCTAATCCTTCTATCCCTGAAGAAGCCATGGTGACTATAGTGGATGACTGGGTGAACTTCTACATCAACTATTACAGGACACAGGTGGTGGGGGAGCAGCAAGAGCAGGAAAGGGCACTACAGGAACTTCAGCAAGAGCTAAAtactctgtctgcccctttcctggCCAAATATAGGGCCTTCCTGAAGTCCTTGTGA